A window from Aquabacterium sp. NJ1 encodes these proteins:
- the hflX gene encoding GTPase HflX yields the protein MLVGVDLGPGSSFDPTLDELALLAESAGDMPVAKVTAKRKAPDARLFVGSGKADEIKSIVDLYQAHGVIFDQALSPAQQRNLERHLGVEVLDRTGLILEIFGARARSHEGKLQVELARLQYLSTRLVRRWSHLERQRGGVGHRGGPGETQLELDRRMIETKIKSLKDSLIKVKRQRNTQRRSRERTGTFRVSLVGYTNAGKSTLFNALTKAGTYAANQLFATLDTTTRQLFLAEAQRSVTLSDTVGFIRDLPHSLVESFEATLQEAAEADLLLHVVDAASPVLHEQIDEVLRVLDSIGAGQLPQVLVFNKSDCLPEHQQPRHERDLYELPSGRRCIRVFVSALKGEGLDVLRAVLAEAALHGLGDAPNDNTPSDPRFGMHNPIDAEAPSPERPDFPTVRT from the coding sequence GTGCTGGTAGGGGTCGATTTGGGCCCCGGGTCGTCATTCGACCCCACGCTTGACGAACTGGCCTTGCTGGCCGAGTCCGCTGGCGACATGCCTGTTGCCAAGGTGACCGCCAAGCGCAAGGCACCCGATGCCCGCTTGTTTGTGGGCTCCGGCAAGGCCGATGAGATCAAATCGATCGTGGACCTGTACCAGGCTCACGGTGTGATCTTCGATCAGGCGCTTTCTCCCGCCCAGCAACGTAACCTGGAGCGCCATCTCGGCGTCGAGGTGCTGGACCGCACGGGCCTGATTCTCGAAATTTTTGGTGCGCGCGCCCGCAGCCACGAAGGCAAGCTGCAGGTCGAACTGGCGCGCCTGCAATATCTGTCGACGCGGCTCGTTCGCCGTTGGTCCCACCTGGAGCGCCAGCGCGGCGGCGTGGGGCACCGCGGTGGTCCCGGCGAAACCCAGCTCGAACTGGACCGCCGGATGATCGAGACCAAGATCAAGTCGCTCAAGGACAGCCTGATCAAGGTCAAGCGGCAACGCAACACCCAGCGCCGCTCCCGCGAGCGCACTGGCACGTTCCGCGTGTCCCTGGTGGGCTACACCAATGCTGGCAAGTCCACCCTGTTCAATGCCTTGACCAAGGCGGGCACCTACGCGGCCAACCAGCTGTTTGCCACGCTGGACACCACCACCCGCCAGCTCTTTCTGGCAGAGGCCCAGCGCAGCGTGACGCTGTCCGACACGGTCGGGTTCATTCGCGATCTGCCTCACTCGCTGGTGGAGTCTTTTGAAGCCACCTTGCAGGAAGCGGCCGAGGCCGATCTGCTGCTGCACGTGGTCGACGCCGCCAGCCCCGTGCTGCACGAGCAGATCGACGAGGTGCTGCGTGTGCTCGACAGCATCGGCGCAGGCCAACTCCCCCAGGTGCTGGTGTTCAACAAGAGCGATTGCCTGCCTGAGCACCAGCAACCGCGTCACGAGCGCGATCTTTACGAGCTGCCTTCGGGGCGCCGCTGCATACGCGTCTTTGTCAGCGCCCTCAAGGGCGAGGGGCTGGATGTGTTGCGCGCGGTACTCGCTGAAGCGGCCTTGCATGGCCTTGGGGACGCTCCCAATGACAATACGCCGTCGGATCCCCGTTTCGGCATGCACAATCCCATCGATGCAGAGGCGCCCAGCCCGGAGCGCCCTGACTTTCCGACAGTCCGAACATGA
- the hfq gene encoding RNA chaperone Hfq, translated as MSNKGQLLQDPFLNLLRREHVPVSIYLVNGIKLQGHIESFDQYVVLLRNTVTQMVYKHAISTVVPGRAVNFHASETTED; from the coding sequence GTGAGCAACAAAGGGCAACTTTTACAAGACCCGTTCCTGAACCTTTTGCGCAGAGAACATGTGCCGGTGTCCATTTACCTGGTCAACGGCATCAAACTCCAGGGCCACATCGAATCGTTTGACCAGTACGTCGTGTTGCTTCGCAACACGGTGACACAAATGGTCTACAAGCACGCCATCTCCACGGTCGTGCCTGGGCGTGCAGTCAACTTCCACGCCAGCGAAACGACCGAGGACTGA
- the der gene encoding ribosome biogenesis GTPase Der, translated as MKPVIALVGRPNVGKSTLFNRMTKSRDAIVADFAGLTRDRHYGEGKLGSHEFIVIDTGGFEPECTAGIFKEMAKQTRQAVAEADAVVFVVDARNGLSAQDHDIAKYLRTANKKVLLAANKAEGMQSGPQLAEFYELGIGEPIPVSAAHGQGIRSLVDMALEGFFPEEDEEDELPEGRDWREMDLDKPIRLAVAGRPNVGKSTLINTWLGEERLVAFDMPGTTRDAISVPFEREGKRFELIDTAGLRRKGKVFEAIEKFSVVKTLQAISDANVVLLLVDATQGVTEQDAHIAGFVLESGRAVVIAINKWDAVDSYQREMLQRSIEQRLAFLKFAPVLHISAIKRQGLGPLWKAITAAWNSATKKLPTPVLTRLLQEAVQFQQPKLAGAYRPKLRYAHQGGQNPPIIVIHGNSLEHISAAYKRYLEGRFREHFKLSGTPLRIEFKSSQNPFADKDE; from the coding sequence ATGAAACCAGTTATTGCCTTGGTCGGACGACCCAACGTCGGCAAATCGACGTTGTTCAACCGGATGACCAAGAGCCGCGATGCCATCGTGGCCGACTTTGCCGGCCTGACCCGCGACCGTCACTATGGCGAGGGCAAGTTGGGCTCGCACGAGTTCATCGTCATCGACACCGGCGGTTTCGAGCCTGAATGCACGGCCGGCATCTTCAAGGAGATGGCCAAGCAGACCCGCCAGGCCGTGGCTGAGGCCGATGCGGTGGTCTTTGTGGTGGACGCCCGCAATGGCTTGTCCGCACAAGACCACGACATCGCCAAGTACCTGCGCACCGCCAACAAGAAAGTGCTGCTGGCTGCGAACAAGGCCGAGGGGATGCAGTCCGGGCCGCAACTGGCCGAGTTCTATGAGCTCGGCATCGGTGAGCCGATTCCCGTGTCTGCTGCGCACGGCCAGGGCATTCGCAGCCTGGTCGACATGGCACTGGAAGGCTTCTTCCCTGAAGAGGACGAAGAAGACGAATTGCCCGAAGGCCGTGACTGGCGCGAGATGGATCTGGACAAGCCCATCCGTCTGGCCGTGGCAGGGCGCCCGAACGTAGGCAAGTCCACCCTGATCAACACCTGGCTGGGTGAAGAGCGCCTGGTGGCCTTCGACATGCCGGGTACCACCCGTGACGCCATCAGCGTGCCCTTCGAGCGCGAGGGCAAGCGCTTCGAGTTGATCGATACCGCAGGCCTGCGCCGCAAGGGCAAGGTCTTCGAGGCCATCGAGAAATTCTCCGTGGTCAAGACCCTGCAGGCGATCTCGGATGCCAACGTCGTGTTGCTGCTGGTGGACGCCACACAGGGCGTGACCGAGCAAGACGCGCACATCGCCGGCTTCGTGCTGGAGTCCGGCCGTGCCGTGGTGATCGCCATCAACAAGTGGGATGCGGTCGACAGCTACCAGCGCGAGATGCTGCAGCGCTCGATCGAGCAGCGCCTGGCCTTCCTGAAGTTCGCGCCCGTGCTGCACATCTCGGCCATCAAGCGCCAGGGTCTGGGCCCTCTGTGGAAGGCGATCACGGCAGCCTGGAACTCGGCCACCAAGAAGCTGCCCACGCCGGTGCTCACACGCCTGCTGCAAGAGGCGGTGCAGTTCCAGCAGCCCAAGCTGGCCGGTGCCTATCGCCCCAAGCTGCGCTACGCCCACCAGGGTGGTCAGAACCCGCCCATCATCGTCATCCATGGCAATTCGCTGGAGCACATCAGCGCGGCCTACAAACGTTACCTGGAAGGGCGGTTCCGCGAGCATTTCAAGCTCAGTGGCACGCCCTTGCGCATCGAGTTCAAGTCGTCGCAGAATCCGTTTGCCGACAAGGACGAATGA
- the bamB gene encoding outer membrane protein assembly factor BamB — MTLTRAKLVNLTPSASRFVKLAAACAVVAVLAACGSSKPSPASLESLSAPALRLTTAWSQRVGSVDGQLNLAVSNGVVTTASTDGDIVSFDIATGKERWRAQAHADLSAVVGSDGRYAAVVTQANELLAFDQGKLLWRERLPGRVITAPLVAGERVFVQAVDRSVRAYDVLDGRWLWQYQRPGGEPLALATSGVITAFRDTLLVGQGARLVGLDPLKGSVRFDVNVGTPRGTNEVERLADLVGPLARVDDEACVRAFQLSVACMELNRGSLRWTRPQAGRQAVAANERMVVGSDGADRLSAWKAENGDLLWRVDRFTYRNLSAPAIWGNRVVVGDYDGYLHVLASEDGRTLARTELDSALVAAPVVVDQTLLVVTRKGTLYALRAN; from the coding sequence ATGACCCTGACCCGTGCCAAACTGGTGAACCTGACTCCCTCAGCCTCGCGCTTCGTGAAGCTGGCGGCGGCCTGCGCTGTTGTCGCCGTGCTGGCGGCCTGCGGATCCAGCAAGCCCTCGCCGGCGTCCCTGGAGTCCCTGAGCGCGCCGGCCCTGCGTTTGACGACGGCCTGGTCTCAGCGTGTAGGGTCCGTCGACGGCCAACTGAACCTGGCTGTCAGCAATGGCGTGGTCACCACGGCCAGCACCGATGGTGACATCGTCTCCTTCGACATTGCCACGGGCAAAGAGCGCTGGCGAGCCCAGGCTCACGCCGATCTGTCTGCCGTGGTAGGCAGCGACGGGCGTTATGCCGCGGTGGTCACGCAGGCCAATGAACTGCTGGCTTTTGACCAGGGCAAGCTCCTGTGGCGCGAGCGCCTGCCGGGGCGTGTCATCACGGCACCTTTGGTGGCGGGCGAGCGCGTGTTCGTGCAGGCCGTGGACCGCAGCGTGCGCGCGTACGATGTGCTGGACGGCCGGTGGTTGTGGCAGTACCAGCGCCCCGGTGGCGAGCCTCTGGCGCTGGCCACATCTGGCGTGATCACGGCCTTCCGCGACACCTTGCTGGTGGGGCAGGGCGCCCGTCTGGTGGGGCTCGATCCGCTCAAGGGAAGCGTGCGCTTTGACGTGAACGTGGGCACGCCCCGCGGCACCAACGAGGTCGAGCGCCTGGCTGATCTGGTTGGCCCGCTGGCCCGTGTTGATGACGAGGCTTGCGTGCGCGCGTTCCAGCTGTCCGTCGCGTGCATGGAGTTGAACCGTGGCTCCTTGCGCTGGACGCGTCCGCAGGCCGGGCGCCAGGCAGTCGCTGCGAACGAACGCATGGTGGTGGGCAGCGATGGTGCCGACCGCCTGAGTGCCTGGAAGGCTGAAAACGGCGACCTGCTCTGGCGGGTGGACCGCTTCACCTATCGCAACCTGAGCGCCCCGGCCATCTGGGGCAACCGCGTGGTCGTGGGTGACTACGACGGTTACCTGCATGTGCTGGCGTCTGAAGATGGCCGCACGCTGGCCCGTACCGAACTGGACAGTGCGCTGGTAGCCGCGCCTGTCGTGGTGGACCAGACCCTGCTGGTCGTCACCCGCAAGGGCACGCTGTACGCCCTGCGCGCCAACTGA
- a CDS encoding tetratricopeptide repeat protein yields the protein MATYDLEQQEQLDQVKHFWKQYGNLITWVLVLALGAYAAWTGYLYWQQQRAIGAGGLYEELDRAAGAGNTDKAIQAFADLKSKYAGTTFAEQGALMVAKVAVEHQKADQGKAALQWLVDSGKNANLVAIARLRLAGVQMDAKQYDEALKTLSADTPAEFAALVQDRRGDVLLAQGKKDEAVKAYAEAWKNMDATVEYRRFIEGKLTALGQPPAPPVQNKAVAAN from the coding sequence ATGGCGACCTACGATCTTGAGCAGCAGGAACAGCTTGACCAGGTCAAGCACTTCTGGAAGCAATACGGCAACCTGATCACCTGGGTGCTGGTGCTGGCCCTGGGCGCTTATGCTGCCTGGACGGGTTATCTGTACTGGCAACAGCAGCGCGCCATCGGCGCCGGCGGCTTGTATGAAGAGCTCGACCGTGCGGCCGGTGCTGGCAACACCGACAAGGCCATCCAGGCCTTTGCCGACTTGAAGAGCAAGTACGCAGGCACCACGTTTGCCGAGCAGGGGGCCTTGATGGTGGCCAAGGTGGCTGTCGAGCACCAGAAGGCGGACCAGGGCAAGGCCGCCCTGCAGTGGCTGGTTGACAGCGGCAAGAACGCCAATCTGGTTGCCATCGCGCGTTTGCGCCTGGCAGGTGTCCAGATGGATGCAAAGCAGTACGACGAAGCCCTGAAGACTTTGTCTGCAGACACGCCAGCCGAGTTTGCGGCCCTGGTGCAGGATCGCCGCGGCGATGTGCTGCTGGCCCAAGGCAAAAAGGACGAGGCCGTCAAGGCTTATGCCGAGGCCTGGAAGAACATGGATGCCACGGTGGAGTACCGTCGCTTCATCGAGGGCAAATTGACCGCGCTGGGGCAGCCTCCTGCTCCACCTGTCCAGAACAAGGCCGTTGCAGCCAACTGA